In the Sarcophilus harrisii chromosome 1, mSarHar1.11, whole genome shotgun sequence genome, one interval contains:
- the CAPS gene encoding calcyphosin — protein MEATNAIEKLRAKCLERGASGIKGLARFFRRLDANRSRALDAEELHRGLEELGLALEAGEAEHICKQWDRDGSGTLDLEEFLRALRPPMSQARKDVIAAAFAKLDKSGDGVVTVDDLRGVYSGRENPKFQSGEWTEDDVFRHFLDNFDAGDKDGQVTAAEFLDYYSGVSASVDTDEEFVAMMTSAWQL, from the exons ATGGAGGCCACCAATGCCATTGAGAAACTTCGAGCCAAGTGCCTGGAGCGGGGGGCATCTGGTATCAAAGGCCTGGCCAG ATTTTTTCGCCGACTGGATGCCAACAGAAGTCGGGCCTTAGATGCAGAAGAGCTGCATCGGGGACTGGAAGAGCTGGGGCTGGCCCTGGAGGCTGGTGAGGCTGAGCACATCTGCAAGCAGTGGGACCGGGATGGCAGTGGGACCTTAGACCTGGAGGAGTTTCTCCGTGCCTTACGG CCACCCATGTCTCAGGCACGGAAGGATGTCATTGCGGCTGCCTTCGCCAAGTTGGACAAAAGTGGAGATGGCGTAGTGACTGTGGATGACCTTCGGGGCGTCTACAGtggccgagaaaaccccaaatttcaGAGTGGCGAGTGGACAGAAGATGACGTATTCCGGCATTTCTTGGACAACTTTGATGCTGGTGACAAGGATGGACAG GTCACTGCGGCAGAGTTCCTGGATTATTACAGTGGTGTGAGTGCTTCTGTGGACACAGATGAAGAGTTTGTGGCTATGATGACTAGTGCCTGGCAACTGTGA
- the VMAC gene encoding vimentin-type intermediate filament-associated coiled-coil protein encodes MSGPSPVQIREANAHLAAVHRRAAELEARLGAAERTVREQAESLIRKDEQLRGALRELGRAKDREIADLQEKLFSSEGTVQKLLTVIQEKDALIVQLKHRSELLHKICQRRPLLDSLLAYMAEGEQLGPLARSGSPSASSSPLPDGTPGTGGPSCPLSNSQAFSLSEDDVDDKDLDQTMFGTTV; translated from the exons ATGTCGGGCCCGTCCCCCGTGCAGATCCGGGAGGCGAACGCTCACCTGGCAGCCGTGCACCGGAGGGCGGCGGAGCTGGAGGCGCGCCTCGGGGCGGCGGAGCGCACGGTGCGGGAGCAAGCGGAAAGTCTCATCCGCAAAGACGAGCAGCTGCGCGGGGCGCTCCGCGAGCTGGGCCGGGCCAAGGACCG AGAGATCGCAGATCTTCAGGAAAAGCTCTTTTCTTCAGAGGGGACTGTCCAGAAGCTTCTGACTGTGATTCAGGAGAAAGACGCCTTGATCGTGCAGCTGAAGCACCGCAGTGAGCTCTTGCACAAAATCTGCCAGCGCCGGCCTCTGCTGGACAGCCTGTTGGCCTACATGGCTGAAGGGGAGCAACTGGGCCCTTTGGCCAGGTCAGGGTCCCCGAGTGCCAGCAGTTCCCCACTCCCCGATGGGACACCTGGGACTGGTGGGCCCTCCTGCCCACTCTCCAACAGCCAGGCCTTCTCTCTCAGTGAAGATGATGTAGATGACAAGGATTTGGACCAGACTATGTTTGGAACCACAGTGTGA